Sequence from the uncultured Flavobacterium sp. genome:
AACAAACTTAGAGAAGTAATTAAGCAAAAAAGCATCATTAATTGTAATGATGCTTTTTACTACACTTTATTTTAGATTTTTCAAAATAGCAATAGATTCATTTGCTTTTGAGTACTCTGCGTAATTTAATGCTATAAAGCCTTTTTCATTTTCCATGTCAGGATTTGCTCCGTTGGCAAGGAGAATTTTAATGATTTCAACCTTATTAAAACGTGCTGCCAGCATTAAAGGCGACATGTCTCTGGATAACTTATTTACATCGTCTCCATATTTAATGCATTTTTTAACGGTTTCAATATCTCCGTCACATACTGCGTAATGCAATAGTGATGCTGCGTAAGCAGAAGAATTAATTTGATTTTTTACAGATAACTTCAAATTAGAAGCTTCTGATACATTTGTTGATATAGCCAAAGCTATACCCAAAATAATGATTGATTTTTTCATGATGATTGATGATTAAATGATTGATGATTTTTGTAAAAATTAAATTAATGCATAAAACTATTTTTTAGAATTCTTTACTACTTACTATATAGACGTATAAATGACCCAAAACGTTGCACTTAAATGAAAAAAAAACAAAATAAAAAAGTGCAACTCAGTCAAAAGCTGAATTGCACTTTTTTTTATTTCTGCAAAGTCTTTATTTTAAACTATTTTTTTTGCGCAAACATTCTTTAAATCATTTTAAACAAAGAATTAGAATCCTTATAAAATGTAACATTATCAATTTGCGCAAAAAGAAAATGCCCTGCCTTTATACAAATAAAGAGCAAGGCATTTTTTATGTTTTATAATATTCATGGTTTAAATAATTAGTTTAAACCCAAAAATCACTATTTAGAAGCAAGATATTCTATTACATTTTTCTCGATGCGCTGATCGATATTAGCGATATCAGCTTTTACAAATTTCTCTCCAAGAATATTTTCATATAATTCAATATATCTTTCAGAAACTGATTCAATATAAGCATCTGTCATATCTGGAATTTGTTGTCCGTCTTGTCCTTGAAAACCATTTTCGATTAACCAACGACGTACAAATTCTTTTGAAAGTTGCTTTTGCTCCTCCCCTTTTTCTTGTCTTTCCTGATATCCATCAGCATAAAAATAACGAGAAGAATCTGGTGTATGAATTTCATCAATCAAAACAATAACTCCGTCTTTAGTTTTTCCAAATTCGTATTTAGTATCAACTAAAATCAAACCACGACTTGCAGCAATTTCAGTTCCTCTTTGAAATAAAGCACGAGTATATTTTTCTAAAACCAAATAATCTTCTTCAGAAACAATTCCTTTAGATAAAATATCTTCACGGGAAATATCTTCATCATGAGAACCGTTATCAGCTTTTGTAGTTGGCGTAATAATTGGTTCCGGAAATTTATCGTTTTCCTTTAAACCTTCTGCCATTGTAACTCCGCAAATTTGTCTTTTTCCGGCAGCATATTCGCGCGCAGCATGACCTGAAACATAACCACGAATAACCATTTCTACTTTAA
This genomic interval carries:
- a CDS encoding phosphoribosylaminoimidazolesuccinocarboxamide synthase; the encoded protein is MSNTITTTNFNFPNQKSVYRGKVREVYNINDELLVMVATDRLSAFDVVLPKGIPYKGQILNQIATKFMELTQDIVPNWLIATPDPNVAVGHLCDPFKVEMVIRGYVSGHAAREYAAGKRQICGVTMAEGLKENDKFPEPIITPTTKADNGSHDEDISREDILSKGIVSEEDYLVLEKYTRALFQRGTEIAASRGLILVDTKYEFGKTKDGVIVLIDEIHTPDSSRYFYADGYQERQEKGEEQKQLSKEFVRRWLIENGFQGQDGQQIPDMTDAYIESVSERYIELYENILGEKFVKADIANIDQRIEKNVIEYLASK
- a CDS encoding ankyrin repeat domain-containing protein; its protein translation is MKKSIIILGIALAISTNVSEASNLKLSVKNQINSSAYAASLLHYAVCDGDIETVKKCIKYGDDVNKLSRDMSPLMLAARFNKVEIIKILLANGANPDMENEKGFIALNYAEYSKANESIAILKNLK